In Methanonatronarchaeum sp. AMET-Sl, one genomic interval encodes:
- a CDS encoding flavodoxin domain-containing protein: MSRVLLLYGSSEGQTQKIMNEISKQLKQIGHQTDLFNLKTKENKSDIANYDGAVIGSSIHIGRYQKYVIKYIKDRVDELNKIPTAFFSVNLTAVDKTPKAMDKTTEFIDSFIDKTGLEPRIAVTFPGALKFSEYGFLKKLLMKSLSKNLIKDMDSSQDIEFTDWMEVSEFVTRYSKFLEKPDISS, from the coding sequence ATGTCTCGTGTTCTCTTACTTTATGGCTCATCTGAGGGTCAGACCCAGAAAATTATGAATGAGATTTCTAAACAATTAAAACAAATAGGGCATCAAACCGATTTATTTAACCTAAAAACCAAAGAAAATAAATCTGATATCGCTAATTATGATGGAGCTGTTATTGGTTCTTCAATACATATTGGTAGATATCAAAAATATGTAATTAAATATATTAAGGATAGAGTTGATGAATTGAATAAAATTCCAACTGCGTTTTTTAGTGTAAACTTAACTGCTGTAGATAAAACACCTAAAGCAATGGATAAGACAACAGAGTTTATTGATAGTTTTATAGATAAAACAGGCCTGGAACCAAGAATTGCTGTAACATTTCCTGGAGCACTAAAATTCAGTGAATATGGTTTTTTGAAAAAATTGTTGATGAAATCGCTTTCCAAAAACTTAATTAAAGATATGGATAGTTCCCAAGATATTGAGTTTACAGATTGGATGGAAGTAAGTGAGTTCGTAACGAGATACTCTAAATTCCTTGAGAAGCCTGATATCTCAAGTTAA
- a CDS encoding FAD-dependent oxidoreductase: protein MNKPKKDVCVLGGGFGGLNTALKASNNPNLDITLVSKDKYHVYTPGLKYFFRDNEIEKYRFKLTSLLAQKDIEFKQGKVVDVLKENKVVKLDSNEISYDKLVVALGGEVNSYGLDISGIEKFYSWDDALSVREKTKRASEVILVGGGYVGVELASKLSDIGLEVTVIDSNQKPLSSISERAGDKALKHFKSNQIKFIGEKRVTDVQKNSLELKDGTKMTSDLVIWAGGLKASSTVQKIFDTDNKGIKVDRYLSTEHKDIYGVGDCTDFSYNTGFNALKQTKALANNLDPKNKKMKAGEIKALFIQLGKNGLMIVGNIAIKNRLVGLYKKLEYKYYKNQLKKLT, encoded by the coding sequence ATGAATAAACCTAAAAAAGATGTTTGTGTTTTGGGTGGGGGTTTTGGAGGACTTAATACAGCTCTTAAAGCATCTAACAACCCCAACCTCGATATAACTCTAGTATCTAAAGATAAATACCATGTCTATACCCCTGGATTAAAATATTTCTTCAGAGATAATGAGATAGAGAAATATCGATTCAAGTTAACTAGTTTACTAGCTCAAAAAGATATAGAGTTTAAGCAAGGAAAAGTAGTTGATGTACTTAAAGAAAATAAGGTTGTTAAATTAGATTCTAATGAAATTAGTTATGATAAACTTGTTGTAGCACTTGGTGGCGAAGTAAATAGTTATGGCCTTGATATCTCAGGTATCGAGAAGTTCTATAGTTGGGATGACGCATTAAGTGTCCGAGAAAAAACCAAAAGGGCTAGTGAAGTTATTTTAGTGGGCGGTGGTTATGTTGGCGTCGAACTTGCTTCAAAACTAAGTGATATTGGGCTTGAAGTAACAGTTATTGATTCAAACCAAAAACCCCTATCAAGTATTTCAGAAAGAGCTGGAGATAAAGCATTAAAACACTTTAAATCAAATCAAATAAAATTTATAGGTGAAAAAAGAGTTACCGATGTCCAGAAAAATAGCTTAGAACTAAAAGATGGAACCAAAATGACTTCAGACCTAGTTATATGGGCTGGTGGCCTCAAAGCCTCAAGTACAGTGCAAAAAATATTCGATACCGACAATAAAGGAATTAAAGTTGATCGATACCTATCAACAGAACACAAAGATATCTATGGAGTTGGAGATTGTACTGATTTTTCTTACAATACAGGGTTCAATGCTTTAAAACAAACAAAAGCTCTTGCAAACAACCTTGATCCAAAAAACAAGAAAATGAAAGCCGGTGAGATAAAAGCTCTTTTTATCCAGTTAGGAAAAAATGGTTTAATGATAGTTGGAAACATTGCAATAAAAAACCGGTTGGTGGGTTTATATAAAAAACTAGAATATAAATACTATAAAAACCAGTTAAAGAAATTAACTTGA
- a CDS encoding aldo/keto reductase — MEYKKIGGLEIPSIGFGTYRLKGTEAMKAVLSALKMGYRHIDTAEYYDNEEMVGKAIKKSNIDREKIFLTTKIWKTNLRYEDVKNSFKDSLNKLNTEYIDLLLIHWPNPDIELKETIKAMNELQDSDQVRHIGVSNFDVNLMKKAIKHSKYPITTNQVEYHPFKKQTEILDFCRNKNIILTAYSPLAKGKVTENNVLKKIGDKYDKTASQITLRWQIQQKNVIAIPKASKKSHREENIDIFDFKLTEKEINKINEINR, encoded by the coding sequence ATGGAATATAAAAAAATTGGTGGTTTAGAAATTCCTTCTATCGGTTTTGGCACTTACCGACTTAAAGGAACTGAAGCTATGAAGGCAGTATTAAGTGCTTTAAAGATGGGTTATCGACATATTGATACTGCAGAATATTATGATAATGAAGAGATGGTTGGAAAAGCTATTAAAAAATCAAATATCGATAGAGAAAAAATATTTTTAACGACAAAAATATGGAAAACAAACCTAAGGTATGAAGATGTTAAAAATAGTTTCAAAGATAGTTTAAACAAACTAAATACAGAATACATCGATCTACTGTTAATTCATTGGCCAAATCCAGATATAGAGTTAAAAGAAACAATTAAAGCAATGAATGAACTTCAAGACAGTGATCAAGTAAGACACATAGGTGTAAGCAATTTCGATGTAAACCTAATGAAAAAAGCAATAAAACACTCAAAATACCCTATCACTACAAACCAAGTTGAATACCATCCATTTAAAAAACAAACCGAAATACTAGATTTCTGTAGAAACAAAAACATTATTTTAACGGCATACAGTCCACTTGCCAAAGGAAAAGTCACAGAAAACAATGTGTTAAAAAAAATAGGAGATAAATACGATAAAACCGCTAGCCAAATCACATTAAGATGGCAGATACAACAAAAAAATGTTATAGCGATACCTAAAGCAAGTAAAAAAAGCCATAGAGAAGAAAACATAGATATATTCGATTTCAAACTTACAGAAAAAGAGATAAATAAAATCAATGAAATAAATCGTTGA
- a CDS encoding aminotransferase class I/II-fold pyridoxal phosphate-dependent enzyme: MKQFSDRVKRLQPSGIRDLFDQVGPETANLGIGEPDYKTPNYIKKAGKKAIDNGYTTYTPNKGLPELRNAITKYLSKYKVQTNPDQIIVTSGASEALHLAAQTYINNGDEVLIPDPGFVSYRPLTIIAGGNPKPLPLKPEDEFKINPEIFKEKITPNTTVLFLNSPSNPTGAINNPKETKAITEIAEDNNIKIISDEVYSEIIYEGKHTSPAQYNPNITTINGMSKTFAMTGWRIGYITAPKQDIDQMLKIHQYIQACAPSISQKAATTALKTDNQFIEKTVKKLREKRNLLINGLKNTEIKIKKPEGSFYAYPEISKKGTDKQVIKKLIKNNVIAVPGRTFGSQKTNQNHIRISFSTKKEDIKKFIKEIKKI; encoded by the coding sequence ATGAAGCAATTTTCTGACAGGGTAAAAAGACTTCAGCCATCAGGCATACGCGACCTATTCGATCAGGTAGGTCCAGAAACAGCAAACCTTGGCATCGGTGAACCAGACTACAAAACACCTAACTACATAAAAAAAGCCGGAAAAAAAGCGATAGACAATGGCTATACAACCTACACACCTAACAAAGGCCTACCAGAACTTAGAAATGCAATAACAAAATACCTATCAAAATACAAAGTGCAAACCAACCCCGATCAAATAATTGTGACCTCAGGAGCAAGTGAAGCTCTCCATCTAGCTGCACAGACCTACATAAATAACGGCGACGAAGTATTAATACCAGACCCTGGCTTTGTTTCATACCGCCCTTTAACAATTATCGCTGGAGGAAATCCCAAACCCCTCCCACTTAAACCAGAAGACGAATTCAAAATAAATCCCGAAATATTTAAAGAAAAAATAACACCAAACACAACAGTACTATTTCTAAACTCTCCATCAAACCCAACCGGAGCAATAAACAACCCTAAAGAAACAAAAGCAATAACCGAAATAGCAGAAGACAACAACATTAAAATAATTTCTGACGAAGTATACTCCGAAATAATATATGAAGGCAAACACACAAGTCCAGCACAATACAACCCAAATATAACTACAATCAACGGAATGTCAAAGACATTCGCAATGACAGGCTGGAGAATCGGATATATAACAGCACCCAAACAAGACATAGACCAAATGCTAAAAATCCATCAATACATACAAGCATGCGCACCATCAATATCCCAAAAAGCCGCAACAACAGCATTAAAAACAGACAACCAGTTTATAGAGAAAACCGTAAAAAAACTACGAGAAAAAAGAAACCTCCTAATAAACGGACTAAAAAACACCGAAATAAAAATAAAAAAACCAGAAGGAAGTTTCTACGCCTACCCAGAAATATCCAAAAAAGGAACAGACAAACAAGTAATCAAAAAACTCATAAAAAACAACGTAATCGCAGTACCAGGAAGAACATTCGGATCCCAAAAAACAAACCAAAACCACATAAGAATCTCATTCTCAACAAAAAAAGAAGACATAAAAAAATTCATCAAAGAAATAAAGAAAATCTAA
- a CDS encoding TRAM domain-containing protein, which produces MSEGFSGPTTPIEEGEVYDVEIEDEGKEGDGIAKIENFVIFVPGGNVGDKVKIEIETVKSTFGIGKIVD; this is translated from the coding sequence ATGAGCGAAGGTTTTTCAGGCCCCACTACTCCAATAGAGGAAGGGGAAGTTTACGATGTTGAGATAGAGGATGAAGGTAAAGAAGGCGATGGAATAGCTAAGATAGAGAACTTTGTAATTTTTGTTCCTGGCGGTAATGTTGGGGATAAGGTTAAGATTGAAATCGAAACGGTTAAAAGTACCTTTGGTATAGGCAAGATTGTTGATTAA
- a CDS encoding 7-cyano-7-deazaguanine synthase yields the protein MIGFSLLSGGIDSAVVLAIAKEECDEVLAVHFDYGQATRDQELENSRYLAEHQDIELIESDVRQAFGYFCSGTMEKKRYNSDMESDEHGQSTGYVHMRNLLLLSIAGAIADSMYSNEEINLYIGAQIEDEELYPDCRPEFLKSTENALDKSTLRNNINIEAPLLDKTKAEIIELGNKLEVPLGNTISCYNLIDGKPCMECPACLEREKGFKEAGIDDPSL from the coding sequence ATGATTGGTTTTTCATTGTTGTCCGGAGGTATTGATTCTGCAGTGGTTCTTGCTATTGCTAAAGAAGAGTGTGATGAAGTTTTAGCGGTTCATTTTGATTATGGCCAAGCAACAAGAGATCAAGAACTAGAAAATTCTAGATATCTTGCTGAACATCAAGATATAGAGCTTATTGAATCGGATGTTAGACAGGCATTTGGTTATTTTTGTTCTGGGACAATGGAGAAAAAGAGATATAATTCAGATATGGAAAGTGATGAACATGGACAATCAACCGGTTATGTTCACATGAGGAATCTATTATTACTTTCAATTGCTGGTGCAATAGCTGATTCAATGTATTCTAATGAAGAGATTAATTTATATATTGGTGCGCAGATAGAGGATGAGGAACTGTATCCAGATTGTAGGCCTGAGTTTCTTAAATCTACTGAAAACGCATTAGATAAATCAACATTGAGGAACAATATAAATATTGAGGCTCCATTACTTGATAAAACTAAAGCTGAAATAATAGAGCTTGGGAATAAACTAGAGGTCCCTTTAGGTAATACTATTTCCTGTTATAATCTAATTGATGGCAAGCCTTGTATGGAATGTCCGGCCTGTTTAGAGAGGGAAAAAGGGTTTAAAGAAGCTGGGATAGATGACCCATCTCTCTAA
- a CDS encoding 6-carboxytetrahydropterin synthase: MKVKTEGTFDASHFLENAGKCGNLHGHRWRIKVSVKGEMNGDLLWDFRNLDEVIEELDHTHLNETLDFNPSAENISIYILNRFKNDYPDLEFKIRVYESPKSYAEIETNEY, encoded by the coding sequence ATGAAAGTTAAAACTGAGGGAACATTTGATGCTTCTCATTTCCTTGAAAATGCTGGGAAATGTGGAAATTTACATGGACATAGATGGAGAATTAAGGTTAGTGTTAAAGGCGAAATGAATGGAGATTTATTATGGGATTTTAGAAATCTAGATGAGGTAATTGAAGAACTTGATCATACACACCTAAATGAAACACTAGATTTTAATCCATCCGCCGAAAACATCTCAATATATATCTTAAATCGATTTAAAAATGACTATCCAGACCTAGAATTCAAAATACGGGTTTATGAATCCCCAAAATCATATGCAGAAATTGAGACAAATGAATATTGA
- a CDS encoding 7-carboxy-7-deazaguanine synthase QueE, which translates to MKIEINNIFESIQGEGRYIGRPGLFIRTSGCNLQCSWCDTDHNKEREITINKLTEIISDSDKDIVVWTGGEPSLQTKAISKVIEKTSKKNHLETNATNNNPFFLKKFDYVSFSPKNVSYAKKIPRLENTENDVKIVTDLKKVGIELIKYASILMPLTTGDTKTDREIKQRVWRYCVENNIVYSPRAHIEVWGNKEEKELKNL; encoded by the coding sequence ATGAAAATAGAGATTAATAATATATTTGAATCAATACAAGGTGAAGGCCGTTATATAGGTAGGCCAGGACTTTTTATCAGAACAAGCGGCTGTAACCTTCAATGCAGTTGGTGTGACACAGATCATAATAAAGAAAGAGAGATAACCATCAATAAACTCACAGAAATAATCTCTGATTCAGATAAAGACATTGTTGTCTGGACAGGTGGGGAACCATCACTTCAAACTAAAGCCATATCAAAGGTTATAGAAAAAACATCTAAAAAAAACCATTTAGAAACAAACGCTACAAACAATAATCCCTTTTTTTTAAAAAAATTCGATTATGTTTCCTTCTCCCCTAAAAACGTTAGTTATGCAAAAAAAATACCTAGACTCGAAAACACAGAAAACGATGTAAAAATTGTTACTGACCTCAAAAAGGTGGGCATAGAATTAATCAAATACGCCTCAATACTAATGCCATTAACAACTGGTGATACAAAGACGGATAGAGAAATTAAACAAAGAGTTTGGAGATATTGTGTGGAAAACAACATAGTTTACTCCCCAAGAGCCCACATCGAAGTGTGGGGTAATAAAGAAGAAAAAGAACTAAAAAACCTTTAA
- a CDS encoding amino acid permease: MEGLVISKVGDGGSDRVVELERNMGFLSVFSISVGTMVGAGIFVLPGMAAAMAGPGSIISFILSGVLALITAFCISEMATAIPKAGGTYVFMKRSLGSAVGSSVGIATWLGLLIKGSFAFVGFGGYLAALIAVNELTLAVVASVLFIAINIVGVKSSGGIQNLMLLFLTILLFFFIFLGMGHVSIDQFVWVDTGVSQTLATAGFVFVSYVGIAEASAIAEEVKDPGKNLPRAIIGSILFVILLYSLIMIVVVGAYPYEELAESTTPILDVAESFLGSVGVTIMVLAGVFATLSTGNASLMSSARYPFAMAKDGLMPEWLTKIDGRFKTPITAIVLSGIVLTIMLLIFPVQRLAEMTSALNILVFAFVNLSLIVLREAETDWYEPKFKAPFYPYLPAIGFVGSFVMLFSMGELMPIVFAFLVIFLGLVWYYFVKDGVRDESEVRGAITQRKASKALDNFDEVPDDLDDYRVLVPITDIKHLENLIKIGMEVAEDKRGKIIPAIILEIPDQTPLYAYKDRYAKKREMLEDAVLNIIEENAEYDIMEEEHIVYTHSYKNTVIDLAEKEDADMILVEWLEEFSHSELLGSSIDYILHNADCDVAIFKDRGFMPNKHNKILLPTRLSSKIGLTLDLASAIASKGDGFIELLRVIDPRASSKEIEKIQKFQERSEKRIEVESTSRIIKDKDVSKALISESKKFDLVVMSASQESALKGFLFGTIPNEVADKTDTSILIVQEKKSRRPKTTTKIKIKISGLTRWITRKLES, encoded by the coding sequence ATGGAGGGTTTAGTTATATCGAAAGTTGGTGATGGAGGTTCTGACCGGGTTGTTGAGTTGGAGCGGAACATGGGTTTTCTTTCGGTTTTTTCTATTAGTGTTGGGACTATGGTTGGTGCTGGTATCTTTGTTTTACCAGGTATGGCTGCGGCGATGGCTGGTCCAGGTTCTATAATTTCTTTTATTCTTTCTGGTGTTCTTGCTTTGATTACTGCTTTCTGTATTTCTGAGATGGCGACTGCTATTCCTAAAGCTGGTGGTACTTATGTGTTTATGAAGAGGTCTTTAGGGTCGGCTGTGGGTAGTTCTGTGGGTATTGCAACTTGGCTGGGTCTTTTGATTAAAGGTTCTTTTGCTTTTGTTGGTTTTGGTGGTTATCTGGCTGCTTTAATAGCTGTTAATGAATTAACTTTAGCTGTTGTTGCTTCTGTTTTGTTTATTGCGATTAACATTGTTGGTGTTAAGAGTTCTGGTGGAATTCAAAATCTAATGTTGTTGTTTTTGACTATACTGCTTTTTTTCTTTATTTTTTTAGGTATGGGTCATGTTAGTATCGATCAGTTTGTTTGGGTTGATACCGGTGTGAGTCAGACTTTGGCTACAGCGGGATTTGTTTTTGTTTCTTATGTTGGGATTGCTGAGGCGAGTGCTATCGCTGAGGAGGTGAAGGATCCAGGTAAAAACCTTCCGAGAGCGATTATTGGTTCTATTTTGTTTGTAATTTTACTTTATTCGTTGATTATGATTGTTGTTGTCGGTGCTTATCCGTATGAAGAACTTGCTGAATCTACTACTCCTATTTTGGATGTGGCTGAGTCTTTTTTAGGGTCTGTTGGTGTTACTATAATGGTTTTGGCTGGTGTTTTTGCTACATTATCTACGGGTAATGCTTCTTTAATGTCTTCAGCACGTTATCCCTTTGCTATGGCTAAAGATGGTTTGATGCCAGAGTGGTTAACCAAAATTGATGGTAGGTTTAAAACTCCAATCACAGCTATAGTTTTAAGCGGAATAGTATTGACAATAATGCTCTTGATTTTCCCGGTGCAGAGACTAGCTGAAATGACCAGTGCTCTCAATATACTTGTTTTCGCTTTTGTTAATCTTTCATTGATTGTTTTAAGAGAAGCAGAAACTGATTGGTATGAACCTAAATTTAAAGCTCCATTTTATCCTTATCTTCCAGCTATTGGTTTTGTAGGTTCTTTTGTAATGTTGTTTAGTATGGGAGAATTAATGCCGATTGTGTTCGCTTTTCTAGTTATCTTTCTAGGTCTAGTTTGGTATTATTTCGTGAAAGATGGGGTTAGAGATGAAAGTGAAGTAAGAGGTGCTATAACTCAGAGAAAAGCTAGTAAAGCACTTGATAATTTTGATGAAGTCCCTGATGATTTAGATGACTATCGAGTTTTAGTTCCAATCACAGATATCAAACACCTAGAAAATCTCATTAAAATTGGAATGGAAGTTGCAGAAGACAAACGTGGAAAAATAATCCCAGCGATAATCCTTGAAATACCCGATCAAACACCATTATACGCATACAAAGATAGGTACGCCAAGAAACGCGAAATGCTTGAAGATGCTGTTTTAAACATTATTGAAGAAAACGCTGAATACGACATAATGGAAGAAGAACATATTGTTTACACCCATAGCTACAAAAATACAGTAATAGATCTAGCTGAAAAAGAAGATGCAGACATGATTTTAGTGGAATGGCTTGAAGAATTTAGCCACAGTGAATTACTAGGAAGTTCAATAGACTACATTTTGCATAACGCGGATTGTGATGTAGCTATATTCAAAGATCGTGGATTTATGCCAAATAAACACAACAAAATATTGCTTCCAACCCGATTATCATCCAAAATAGGGTTAACCCTTGATCTGGCTTCAGCAATAGCAAGTAAAGGAGACGGCTTTATAGAGTTATTAAGAGTAATCGACCCAAGAGCATCATCAAAAGAAATAGAGAAAATCCAGAAATTCCAAGAAAGGTCAGAAAAACGAATAGAAGTAGAATCAACCTCAAGAATAATTAAAGACAAAGACGTGTCAAAGGCATTAATTTCTGAATCAAAAAAATTCGATTTAGTAGTAATGTCAGCTAGTCAAGAATCAGCTTTAAAAGGCTTTCTATTTGGAACAATACCCAATGAAGTAGCGGACAAAACAGATACATCAATCCTAATAGTTCAAGAAAAAAAATCAAGAAGACCTAAAACAACAACAAAAATCAAAATAAAGATTTCAGGTCTAACAAGATGGATAACTAGAAAACTTGAATCATAA
- the hxlB gene encoding 6-phospho-3-hexuloisomerase — protein sequence MSKITKNSMKVIGKHLREVGEEIDEESIDKAVQEIINANKIFVVGAGRSGLAAKMFAMRLMHLGLNVYVVGETINPALEKNDLVIAITGSGETSSTIEVSKTTKEFGARLVSITSSPNSTISKLSDDSIIVRDEFSNKKLTQKEIAPLGTLFELTAAVLMDSIISELMHVLEKDEEDLSNKHATLE from the coding sequence GTGAGCAAAATAACAAAAAACTCTATGAAAGTAATAGGAAAACACCTACGAGAAGTTGGAGAAGAAATTGATGAAGAATCAATAGATAAAGCAGTTCAAGAAATAATCAATGCAAACAAAATCTTCGTTGTTGGTGCAGGAAGATCCGGCTTAGCAGCAAAAATGTTCGCAATGCGACTAATGCACCTAGGTCTAAATGTATACGTAGTCGGCGAAACAATAAATCCCGCACTTGAAAAAAACGACCTAGTAATCGCAATAACAGGATCAGGAGAAACATCATCAACAATAGAAGTATCAAAAACAACGAAAGAATTTGGAGCAAGACTTGTCTCAATAACAAGCTCACCAAACTCAACCATATCAAAACTATCAGACGACTCAATAATCGTTAGAGACGAATTCTCAAACAAAAAACTAACCCAAAAAGAAATAGCACCACTAGGAACCCTCTTCGAACTAACAGCAGCAGTATTAATGGACTCAATAATCTCAGAACTAATGCACGTATTGGAAAAAGACGAAGAAGACCTATCCAACAAACACGCAACACTAGAATAA
- a CDS encoding amino acid permease yields MEVVLISSIELSRDIGFFGAYTIGLGTMIGAGVFILPSIAAADAGPASIIAFLVGGLVSLLAALSLSELSTALPQTGGSYHYINTALGNFFGSIAGWSLWAGLTFASAFYMLGFGQYLAFFYGDLSVSLAALFMAGLLILVNIYGVRETGWLQNFIVTLLVGLIIVFIIFGVPQIDTANLQPFNPYGWSMVAMTVGTVYVSFIGFEVIADIAEEIKNPQRNIPLAMVAAVVTPTVFYVFVMAISVGILPLEELAISKIPVADVAETYLGTFGTIAMVIGAIFATVSSANSSILAASRINFAMGRDRVLSNWFNQIHEKFRTPYRSIAITGILIFSLIIIGAGIDTLAKVAGFAYLLTYSLVHISVIVMRNVESDLYNPSFKCPAYPYVQILGFIAGIIILIQMGTLVLTVGILVALFGGIWYFLYVRGRTEKRGMLGEAVVSKDLEKEKGVYKVLVALANPETEKELIEIAAANASRYEKGQVIALNVIEVPPQSSLAHSAAFEEKRIKRQEKILEAAKETAEQVDIELYTKSVIGRSVNKVILDLIEEEKIDHTVLGWEGDIKAKEYILGTKIDPIVKYADCEVSIVKPSEGKKSGQEIRDIAAFVGEGPNTPFAIKQANNLTKLDEKRELTLVNLQIPSEGISKEEAKRTGEKHIKKMAKKAGIEENEYKSRVIISQTRKKPLFKATEEYNAVYLGAVRPKRLKGALFGSLPEDLGRQSESTVVMVRETRISTKTILRRIREKLSR; encoded by the coding sequence TTGGAGGTTGTTTTAATTTCATCTATTGAGCTTTCTAGAGATATAGGTTTTTTTGGAGCGTATACGATTGGGCTTGGCACTATGATTGGTGCTGGAGTCTTTATATTACCTAGTATTGCCGCAGCAGATGCTGGTCCTGCTAGTATAATTGCTTTTTTAGTTGGTGGTTTGGTTTCTTTGTTAGCGGCTCTTTCTCTTTCAGAGCTTTCAACAGCTTTGCCTCAAACTGGTGGGAGTTATCATTATATAAATACAGCGTTGGGGAATTTTTTTGGGAGTATTGCTGGATGGAGTTTATGGGCAGGGTTAACTTTTGCCTCTGCGTTTTATATGCTGGGTTTTGGTCAATATCTTGCTTTTTTTTATGGAGACTTATCTGTATCTCTTGCAGCTCTCTTCATGGCAGGTTTATTGATTCTGGTTAATATTTATGGTGTTCGTGAAACAGGTTGGCTACAGAACTTTATTGTTACCTTGTTAGTTGGATTGATTATAGTTTTCATAATATTTGGAGTGCCTCAAATCGATACGGCAAATCTACAGCCATTTAATCCATATGGTTGGTCTATGGTTGCTATGACTGTGGGAACGGTTTATGTCAGCTTTATAGGTTTTGAAGTTATTGCAGACATAGCTGAGGAGATAAAAAATCCACAGAGAAATATTCCACTTGCTATGGTTGCTGCTGTTGTAACTCCAACTGTGTTTTATGTTTTTGTTATGGCTATAAGTGTTGGAATCTTGCCTTTAGAAGAACTTGCGATATCAAAAATACCGGTTGCGGATGTAGCAGAAACATACTTAGGTACGTTTGGAACTATCGCAATGGTTATCGGCGCTATCTTTGCAACAGTGTCAAGTGCTAATTCATCGATACTGGCTGCAAGCAGAATCAACTTCGCTATGGGTAGAGACCGTGTTTTAAGTAATTGGTTCAACCAAATACATGAGAAATTTAGAACACCATACCGATCTATAGCAATCACTGGAATCTTAATATTTTCCTTAATTATTATTGGAGCAGGAATAGATACGTTAGCTAAGGTCGCGGGATTTGCCTACCTATTAACCTACTCATTAGTACATATCTCGGTTATAGTGATGCGGAACGTTGAAAGCGATTTATATAACCCTTCATTCAAATGTCCAGCATATCCATATGTACAGATACTTGGATTCATTGCAGGCATTATTATATTAATTCAGATGGGCACACTTGTCCTAACCGTAGGTATCTTAGTAGCCCTATTTGGTGGGATATGGTACTTCTTGTACGTAAGGGGAAGAACTGAAAAAAGAGGTATGTTAGGTGAAGCCGTTGTATCAAAAGACCTTGAAAAAGAAAAAGGAGTCTATAAGGTATTAGTAGCTCTTGCTAACCCAGAAACAGAGAAAGAACTTATAGAAATCGCCGCTGCAAACGCATCTAGATACGAAAAAGGGCAGGTAATAGCTTTAAATGTTATAGAAGTCCCACCACAATCCTCACTTGCACACTCAGCTGCGTTTGAAGAAAAAAGAATAAAGAGACAAGAAAAAATACTTGAAGCCGCCAAAGAAACTGCTGAACAAGTAGATATAGAGCTATATACAAAATCAGTGATAGGTCGTAGTGTAAATAAAGTGATATTAGACCTTATTGAAGAAGAAAAAATTGATCACACGGTTCTGGGATGGGAAGGAGATATCAAAGCAAAAGAATACATACTCGGAACAAAGATAGATCCAATAGTTAAGTACGCAGACTGTGAGGTAAGCATAGTTAAACCAAGTGAAGGAAAAAAATCGGGTCAAGAAATAAGGGATATAGCTGCGTTCGTTGGAGAAGGCCCCAACACACCATTTGCCATAAAACAGGCAAACAACCTAACTAAACTTGATGAAAAAAGGGAACTAACTCTTGTAAACCTACAGATACCAAGTGAAGGTATTAGTAAAGAAGAAGCAAAAAGAACAGGAGAAAAACACATCAAAAAAATGGCAAAAAAAGCAGGAATAGAAGAAAATGAATACAAGTCAAGAGTTATCATATCACAAACTAGGAAAAAACCTCTATTCAAAGCAACAGAAGAATACAACGCAGTTTATTTAGGGGCGGTAAGACCTAAACGACTCAAAGGAGCATTATTTGGATCATTACCCGAAGACCTAGGACGACAATCAGAATCAACAGTAGTAATGGTAAGAGAAACAAGAATTTCAACCAAAACCATACTAAGACGAATTAGGGAAAAACTATCCAGGTGA